ttgccaGTGTCCCATCGGGATTGGTTTTTCTTGTGTTTGAGTTTATTGGTGtttgttttaacctttttataCTTAATTGCTTTccacaacaaattgaaaaaGGCAGTTACGTAAATTGAAGGGAaaacatgttgacactaatatGGCCAGACATTTTATGGCATTAAAACGCTCTAAACATTTCATCAGGTACTTAAAACGAATGGTGAAAATTCTTGGAGGTTTTCAACCTGTTTCCATGATACACAACACGCTGCAGCCATCACTCGCTCATTAAGTATGGCTCATGTTGTTTACACTCATTGTTCGTGTCTAGTTACATGATCGGAAGAAATCTCTTATCTAATAGATAGCATATCAAAGAAAGTTGTGTTTATGAACTATCTTTGATGTACTATCTTGAGGTTTTCTACATcctttcatttacattttttaatatcttttttctCATATAAATAAGCATATCggattttatattttgatatttatatgaaaacattatataacaattCATAAGTTACGACCTGTAATGTACGTGTGCTAAACATTTGTTTCCATATTACATAgcttttaaaaagaatgaaaaaaccTTCAAATCAAAATGCACACTGTCAATGAATTTCCGGTGAAATGAAATCCGATTACATTTTAACTCGTACATAATATTACGGTTGCATTATTCTTTCATGATTGTATTATCAggaattgattttgttattaattCAAAAGACTAGACCATTATCTGGTGCGTGCCTGTTGATTGATGGTTTAACTTggttgttaattttacataaatgtttcataacaataaacaaGGTGCAGGGAAAATATTAGAGTGGATTAAATCTGAACATTTTCTCTAATTATAAGGTGTTAATGCTTCAATTGAaattactgaaatatattttcagaggACACTCGTCTCCTGTACAAACCTGAAGGGTCGATGGACGCGGACGACGGTCATTTGTCGGTGTCAATGGCCGGGAGTACGGACACATTGGCCACTGACGTCACCATTTCCTCGGAAAAGCTGACCCAGCCCGAGGGATGCCTTGGAAAGACTAAAAGAGTAGCCCAGGCCGTCTACAAGGCGGCGCGGTCCTTGGTGGGGCTTATCATCATTCTTATAGCGTACACTGCGCTCGGCGCCGCCATATTTATGGCCGTGGAATCATATCATGAGCAAAAATACAAATCCAACATTACGGATATTAGAAAGAATCTAATTACTCAATTAGTACAGTCAGTGAATCAGGTCCAAGACGTGAACAAGTTCAGGGCGGACACAAGCAAGCTCTTAGTGGACTATGAATCGGCGATCCGGGAGGCGATTAAGAATGATGTGACCACGGACTCCACAGTAGAGGTGTGGACGTACTGGGGCAGCCTGTTCTTCGTATGGACAGTCTATACCACTATAGGTAATAAGTGTTCaggttattttatattaaaataattctcGCGCCTTGTACTGTCTTAAATCCTAGCATTTCGATACAAAGAACAAAATGACAGATAATACATGATTCCAATGCATTATTAGTTCTTTAAAAAGAGACAGCATATAATTGGAAGTTTTTAACGATGTTTTTATATGGTAAATCCTAACAAACTTACATTCTTATTGGGACTTCGAGTTAAAGGATATTATGTccagaaaaagtaaaaaaaaatattgtaatgttattaattaggtggtttcatattggcccagttatttgtccaaGGTTAACTGTATTTCCTGAGCCCGAAAGGGTGAGGGCAAATACAGCTTAtcgaggacaaataactgggccaatatgaaatcacctaattaataagtatttctaactattaccattttggttaaaaacattcttgtaACTTACCattagttcacattgaagccgtatGAATCCGTATTCATCCCTTATtaattcatggtgtctgcttttctacaCTTGGCTTTGCTGATTTTTACATGCATCCTTAaggtgacattgcacatacttatgaataaagcactgtacattgtaaaaAGTAAAAGGCATGTTttttcgtcttaatttcgtaaatcgtttgccaaacgtaaaatgtttcaccttcgtcgtccattttgtcggtgtacaaaatcataatcCCCTAGAATCAATCCTTACTCACTCTATCTTACTAATTCGATCTTGTACTAAGACGAAAAAcaacatgtagagtatacaaatgtttaatttgttgtaagCGTCATGGCCAATCAActgtacatacacaaacattttcacatatttcaacatttactaacataaacaacacattttcattgaaattattcaaaaagcatTGATATATCTATGTAACAACACAACTTTTGTTaaacataaagacaaaattttgtatatcataatgtATACTGATTTCAAGAATATAATGATGAGTTCCGATGTTTGCTATGAATGAACCCGATaagttttttgaaataaaaaaaaaaaaaaacgtcggACATGCTTGTACACAGCTTGGTGACCATGCGCTGAATGAATCACTCAATATTGCACGGTAAACACGTGCTCGATAGAGCGCGAAATCATAGCGCCCCCAGGCGTATCGTTTCGGAACGATACAAGGGGAAACAATTTTCTCCTAATTCTTTTCAATCAaacgtagaaaattatatttgtcgtaaaatccaccaacgggttaaatacaactgcaatatcaaaccgtacaaagtggttcaattattcaataggttcaagtatcATAATAGgtttatacgaagcacaaaactttcaaaacagccggaaacggaaaacaaaatggctaccttaaAAAAATTctagcatatttctcatatcaGGAGAGTTTCGatagccaatgaaaatggcccaattctcaaatcctatattaggcaaGTTTTGTAGGCAATCAAAACGGAGGTAACTCATATTAGCCGAGTTtggttgatattggccgagtttggttgatataaaccgagtttggttgatattggccgagtttggttgTATTGATAAtgagcgagttctggcatatattgtcttcaattgtatggtattggtaccgcaatggtctctgtatctcgtcaaacacgtaatagttgattaataatgtaTCAAACAAGctttataacaattatatagTATTTCAAAAACTCAATATCCAACgaacaattttaagttttagggTTTTTCTCATTCGATACTGCAAAAACATAACGATTATGCATGAACGACACCCACAGTTCACAATGCAATAGTGTCGCCTGTCATTAGAAGCTTTGTTGATCTGAATAGGATACTATTTTACAAAGAAAGcctgttttaatgcatttaatgcttgtttgtgCAAAGTACTTTTGCAGTTACATGGTAAAATacgaatacatttttataaactatttcaaatatCAACCACTTccttaaatacaattttgttttttaataccCGCTCTGTTTTCAACCTACCCGTTTGGACGTTTAGAGATTAGAAGAATCCCGTCTGGAGCGTCTGTTATTCTAGACTAGTACGGCTGACCGCTAGTCAACTTGATAACTGTGTCGTCGCGTCTATTATTCTAGACTAGTACGGCTTACCGCTAGTCAACTTGATAACTGTGTCGTCGCGTCTATTATTCTAGACTAGTACGGCTTACCGCTAGTCAACTTGATAACTGTGTCGTCGCGTCTATTATTCTAGACTAGTACGGCTTATCGCTAGTCAACTTGATAACGGTGACGTCACGTTCCAAGTGTACAACAAGATGTAATGaacatgtttgcatcatttaTTTACTATCAAGCACTCAATACTTGCTAAACTAGTCATCTGAGTAATTACTGGATgcaacataataaaaatatataaaacatagcaTACAGAATGTGTAGCCTGAACTGCGAAAGACATAAACTTTTTCAAACACCAGAACACGTTCAAAAAATGCTTATTCTATGTGCAGTAGAAATCCGAACCTACAAGGTTTACAGATCTATATAAAACTAAGATATATCTAAGCGATATAGTTTCTACTTCGAAATCATAGAGTTTGATGCCGTTTTTCTTACCTCGTTATGATATGAGATGCAGAACACCAGCTCtgtaaataataatgtaattaatcatttttattgtaaatatgtgtGCTTTCTCAGACAAGGCTGTATGTTCTTGTTTTCAGTTAGAAGAAAAACGTTGATGTTCTAGTTCATAATCAAACACACATTGACAATAAATGTAAGGAAGATCACTCGGTGAATTGACATTTTTAGTTGTGTAAGTTTCGGacaattttaaaactgtatagcATGTGTGGAAATATAATGGGACCAGTTCTGGCACTTTCTGTTAACACAACAATCGCCCAAAGCGATTAGAGGTTGGTAGAGTTAGTGGTATATAATGCTCTGTCCTGTCATTTTTTCTGCTCGTTTGTACTTTATGACAATGGCAATGATATAAACGAAACTTAAACattgtttctatatttttatcTATAACTACACGGTGCTTACAGAATGATAAATGAGTCATTAAACGCGTGTTTGGTTTATAATACTGGTGGGTAATGTAACCGCTGTTTACCGTGTTGTCAAGGACACCGTTCAATAACTCGCGTTTGGTACACGGAATTAGCGTTGTTATTTATCCACACGCGTTACAGTCTACCTACTTAATACAGTTCCAATATGAGACTTATGTATATacgaatacatagaaaacatTCTCACACATTATACAAATAATACGTAAGCTTTCCGCTCATGTCTAGAAGTTAAGCTACTCGGGAAGTGGAATATCTTCTTAGTAATAAAATTTCTTACCCTCTCTTTTGGTAGTGTTTTTAGAAAAAGTCTCATATTATAGAAACGTGGTATGAACAGGCTTTTTACAGATGAAAGCACAAGGAATATACCGAGAACGTTTTCAAATACTCAAGGCATACCAGACCCAGTGCTTTCCAAATAATATCTCTACACTGTTTTCCATGTTCTGGCATTGAGCGACATTACAGGTCAGTCCGCCTGTTGAAACAAAATTCTGTACCTCTCGTCGAGTTTTTTGTATTTCTCGTTGAGTTTTATGTATTAATACgatatcaacaaaaacaatgcaaaactTTCAAGTAAGCCTGACCAAATATCATGTGTGTTTCCTGCTTCAAGACCGACTGTTATTGTTTAACCAAGGTCtaaattttagattttattttttctctcacctcagataagtagatccaataatttaacaatgctagaaatttttatcttgcccacgggcgaagataaaatgcccttatggaactcctttttattggtcaccacattgtaattatctcccttgttgatgactgtcgtctgtaacatcatggaaatcttgtcttgtgaCCTCGTTTCCggaaaacaccctacgctcgggtcggaatgaacatatcttacacgagcggccatggaagatacttatattctttgGCCCACTAGTGATAACAACGATAATTTCGTCGTCTTCACACCAATCCTGTATTAAAGttcattttttgacatttaaggcttttaaagaaatatcttttacaatacttcTGTGAGATTGTTTGAACTGCTCTATAGTTATTggtgattttattgttaaacgaggtgtattgttttaaactaaGTTGAATTaagtgtaaatgttttagcCTACTCTTGTGCATTCTGATGTATGTCATCACTGGATAtatattttggagaaaaaagaaaataattatactttaGACGATTCAACTATGGACACATTTCGTATTTCAAATAGTGTGTCTCCCTAAAACTAATGGTTATCATTTCTTGGCATTTGATATACTGAAGTTTCGATTCAAAATAAGAATCACTAATAAATAGAAACGAGCGTCAGTTGCAATTAGCTAGCATTTGGCATGATTGCAAACACATTTCAAGGTGTTGTGTATTATACGATGACGCGTgtctttttatcacatgatttttttaggtaataaataacaaaaatacctaCAGTTTCACCTGCGCCTATGACGAGTAGAATACCGCAAACTTAAAAGCAATGTTATTTTCTGCGACACATGCATTTCAGTAATGTAGTACCTCGAAgagttgaaaataaaatatatattcgatCTTTTTAATTCCATTTAAGAGTAGAATGATATTTCGatgttattaaaaaagaacCGCAAAATGAATACTAAACTTTTATCACAATGTCAATTGTGACTTCATACCCGGTTAGATTACATATTAATTGTGTCATACGTAAATGGCCACTAGCCGATTTAAAGGGGGCGGTCTTTTAGGGCGTTTATAAGTtagattgaaaatgttttaagaatatgaattatttttagacGGACGCATTAGTGTTACCTCGAttgaaaaccattttaaatgttttcagcaTATGATACATAGAATGATTGGACTTCAAAAAAAGttgataatgaaaacaaatactatttgaattacaatgcatttaaaagtcACGGATTGCTTATGAACATGCGCAAATGGTTTCGTTTGTCTTGTGCCATTTGCAGACCATTCACCATGCTACTGACACGTCTTCCCGGTTTGTTAGTTCGAGTGAGGGGAGTGAGGAGGGTGTGTGGGGGGAGGGGTGGTGGTACATTTACATGTTGAACAAGGTTTATGTTATTGATACttaacacatttttacattttcggTTCGCAGAAACTTCTACCTAACTTCTACCGGGCGAGTGTGTGTGCATGTCGCTTCTACCGGgcgagtgtgtgtgtgtgtgtgtgtgtcgcTTTTACCGGACGAGTGAGTGTGCATGTCGCTTCTACCGGGCGAGTGTATGTGCATGTCGCTTTTACCGGGCGAGTGAGTGTGCGTGTCGCTTCTACCGGCCGAGTGAGTGTGCATGTCGCTTCTACCGGGCGAGTGTGTGTGCATATCGCTTCTACCGGgtgagtgtgtgtgtgcatgtcgCTTCTACCGGGCGAGTGAGTGTGCATGTCGCTTCTACCGGGCgagtgtgtgtgtgcatgtcgCTTCTACCGGGCGTCTGTGAGTGAGTGTCGCTTCTACAGGGCGACTGTGTGTGCGTGTCGCTTCTACCGGGCGACTGTTTGTGCATGTCGCTTCTTCCGTGCTAATGTGTGTACGTGTCGCTTCTACCGGGCGACTGTGTGTGCGTGTCGCTTCTTCCGTGCGAGTGAGTGTGCATGTCGCTTCTACCGGGAGACTGTGTGTGCATGTCGCTTTTACCGGgcgagtgtgtgtgtgtgtgtcgcTTTTACCGGGCGAGTGAGTGTGCATGTCGTTTCTACCGGGCGAGTGTATGTGCGTGTCGCTTTTACCGGGCGAGTGAGTGTGCATGTCGAATCTACCGGGCGAGTGAGTGTGCATTTCGCTTCTACCGGGCGAGTGTATGTGCGTGTCGCTTTTACTGGGCGAGTGAGTGTGCATGTCGCTTTTACCGGGCGAGTGAGTGTGCATGTCGCTTTTACCGGGCGAGTGAGTGTGCATGTCGCTTTTACCGGGCGAGTGAGTGTGCATGTCGCTTTTACCGGGCGAGTGAGTGTGTGTGTCGCTTTTAACGGGCGAGTGAGTGTGAATGTCGCTTCTACCGGGCGGGTGTGTGTGCATGTCGCTTCTACCGGGCGAGTGACTGCGCATGTCGCTTCTACCGGGAGACTGTGTGTGCATGTCGCTTCTACCGGGCgagagtgtgtgtgtgtgtgtgtgtgcgtgtgcgtgtgcgtgtgcgtgtgtgtgtgtgtgtgtcgcTTTACCGGGCGAGTGAGTGCGCATGTCGCTTTTACCGGGGGAGTGTGTGTGCATGTCGCTTCTACCGAGCGAGTGAGTGTGCATGTCGCTTCTACCGGGCGAGTGAGTGTGCATGTCGCTGCTACTGGGTGAGTGAGTGTGCATGTCGCTTCTACTGGGCAAGTGAGTGTGCATGTCGCTTCTTCCGGGCGAATGAGTGTGCATGTCGCTTCTACCGGGCgagtgtgtgtgtgcatgtcgCTTCTACCGGGCGTCTGTGTGTGAGTGTCGCTTCTACAGGGCGACTGTGTGTGCATGTCGCTTCTACCGGGCGACTGTTTGTGCATGTCGCTTCTTCCGTGCGAATGTGTGTTCGTGTCGCTTCTACCGGGCGACTGTGTGTGCGTGTCGCTTCTTCCGTGCGAGTGAGTGTGCATGTCGCTTCTACCGGGAGACTGTGTGTGCATGTCGCTTTTACCGGgcgagtgtgtgtgtgtgtgtcgcTTTTACCGGGCGAGTGAGTGTGCATGTCGTTTCTACCGGGCGAGTGTATGTGCGTGTCGCTTTTACCGGGCGAGTGAGTTTGCATGTCGAATCTACCGGGCGAGTGAGTGTGCATTTCGCTTCTACCGGGCGAGTGTATGTGCGTGTCGTTTTACTGGGCGAGTGAGTGTGCATGTCGCTTTTACCGGGCGAGTGAGTGTGCATGTCGCTTTTACCGGGCGAGTGAGTGTGCATGTCGCTTTTACCGGGCGAGTGAGTGTGCATGTCGCTTTTACCGGGCGAGTGAGTGTGTGTGTCGCTTTTACCGGGCGAGTGAGTGTGAATGTCGCTTCTACCGGGCGGGTGTGTGTGCATGTCGCTTCTACCGGGCGAGTGACTGCGCATGTCGCTTCTACCGGGAGACTGTGTGTGCATGTCGCTTCTACCGGGCGAgagtgtgcgtgtgcgtgtgcgtgtgcgtgtgcgtgtgcgtgtgcgtgtgtgtgtgtgtcgcTTTACCGGGCGAGTGAGTGCGCATGTCGCTTTTACCGGGCGAGTGTGTGTGCATGTCGCTTCTACCGAGCGAGTGAGTGTGCATGTCGCTTCTACTGGGCGAGTGAGTGTGCATGTCGCTGCTACTGGGTGAGTGAGTGTGCATGTCGCTTCTACTGGGCAAGTGAGTGTGCATGTCGCTTTTACCGGGCGAATGAGTGTGCATGTCGCTTCTACCGGGCGAGTGTGTGTGTCGGTGCTCACGTACTACGTTGTATACCTTAAAGAAGCTAACTTTGTACACTGTTTAGcttatgtttttgttcaaaataacaGTCTTATTTTTCTCCTGTGTTGCAGGTTACGGGAACATCTACCCAGTTACGGGTATCGGGCGTGTGTTGACGATCGTGTATGCAAGTGTGGGGATCCCCCTGGCGCTCTTATTGCTGGCGGAACTGGGGAAAGTGTTCACCCGCGGTCTAAAGTTCCTGTGGGCGTTCGTAAGGAGGTACTACTACACCGGATACTTCCGGAAGGTCCGCTCAACGCTGCAGGATAAATATCAGGTAGCCCTATTTGCTTTCTTTTCATTTAAGTAGTGTTTTTATCAAAACGCTCAACGCATTGAACTGATTCTACGCTATTTCAAATTTGCTACTAGTGTTTGTAAAGCAGTTTTTGTATTACAAACACTTTTTCCAACTACTTGTGTACAATCAGGTTACGAAGTCGGACTTTAAGAAGACACGAAGCTCCAGCGCCCCTGCCCTCGTGGAACAGGCGCACGTTGAAGCGGGAGAGGCGGATAGCCTGAAGGCAAAGAGCCTCCAAAGTCTTGACGACGAGGCGGCCGCAGCCGCGGCGGGGCAGCGCAGTCGCAGTAGTTCCAAGGTGGTGTATGGGTACGAGGTGGACGATGAGTTTAACCTTCCAATCAGTATTGCAATCGGTATcctgtttgtttacatcatgCTGGGGGCAACAATGTACACGATATGGGAGGACTGGACATTTATAGAGTCATTCTACTTTGTATTTGTGTCTCTTTCAACCATTGGCTTCGGTGATGTTTTACCTGCACATCAGAAGTTTTTCATTATCTCATCGATATACATGTTTGTCGGTCTGTCATTGGTTTCTATGTGTATCAATGTCGCGATTGAGTTTTTCAACAGTATGTCCAAAAGGGCTAAGCAGAAAATGGGCGAGGCAAAAAGAAAGATAGGTGATAAGGTAAACCAGGCAAGCAAAAATGCGCGGGAAAAAGTATCAggtatgaaaaacaatatcaaagatgaAACAAGCAGGTTAAGGCAGAAGACGGATGCACGTCTCACTAAcctcaaaacaaacattactgATGAAACATCCAAGTTCAAACATAAGACTGACAAAGCGTTTACTGGTATTAAAACTAACATATCAAACGAAACAACCAGATTTAAAAAGCGAGCAGATGAGAAATTCAGAAAAAGAGGGTCAACTCCGGACGGCGGTAGCCCAGCAAATATTTCCAGAGAAAAAGTAGCAACTGTAGACATTCCCGAAGACATACCTGCCGCCGACGACACATATAATTCAACTGGTGACGTCCAGTCAACCACCAGTGAAAATCCAATATCACCTAAACGCCGAACGGATGGTAAGAGAATGGCCCCAACACCGCCTACATCACCTAAAAAATCCCAAACCAAGTAACCTACAAAATCGCCGACGCAAACATTTGCCTCACTCAGAGCTTTCAAAATTTCTGTGAAGAAAGATTTGATAGAAACGTGAAAATTATATGTGTAATAGCTTGTGGTAAGATGTCAAATACACCAAGACAGGTTAATtgttctatataatatatatatttgacatgtTATTAAAGAATTAAAGCGATAACGATTTGCATTAGTTTCGACATATatgatgatattgttataaatatctggatgcatacaattaataattatgtaatggTTAAGGaaatttaattgcatttacaaaaataaattgacaaataatgtCGCAAACACACAGCGCATTTAtttggtaaatgcatacttATAATACATTTACCATCTTAGtgtatgatattatattttgtctactgatCCAGTCTCTGTTTAAATCACCCGCTGAAAATCAATAACGCCCCACTGttgatttaccaaaataacGTGTTGTCATATTCGAAAGATATTGCCATCCCACTGGCAAGTACAATTTCCAACAccaaattatgcaaaataagatcTATCggtatattgtattaaaatgaacatgcatttcattttcaaactacATGCGTAAAACAGGTATTGAAACCGATAAACCGATATTGGATATACGGGGCGCTAAAACCATATCatatatggtttcctttgccccgtataacAGATATCGGGTCACCTTCAAACCCCGTAAGTTATAACAATTTTCTAAAGGCTAATTACTGtgattgtgttttctttgtttgtcaATATCTTGCTCAAAccattttataaattatcaaaTGTGTGTTGATTAACATACAAGTCAACTTTTTGTTCATTCTATTAAAGTTCATGATATTATGCATTTGACCTTTACGCGATGTCATTTCAGTTTCTTAATTACGCTGTGTGTTCCCCATTTCCAAACAGTTATAAATCCAttctttttaatgtttcataCATATTTAGTTGTTTTAAATGATGGGCCCCGtaaagtttgaaatgaatacagATTCGTGTAAGTCGTATATATGTTACGGACCATTCAATCAAGGGTGTGGTGTCCCCTGTTTCTCTGACttattcttattaaaaatataataatcatgctCAAAACCAAGTACATAAGCATCATAGGTTTTTTTCTGTCTAATGTACGACACCGTATATTGTACATGATTATTTGATTATGATAACAAACTACTAATTTACTACTCAGTTACCCCCTAATCACTACTGCGCTGTGCATCATAACGTTTTGTTACGGAAAGGAAGTATCGTGTTTGCCGATGATAGTGTAACAGAAGATGATATGTTTTTCTGAATCTTTGTGTCAAATACagtgattttttatgtttgcattCTGCTTGTATGCCCTTGTTGAGATACTGTTTGTTGTTCATGTTTATGTGAATTATCCAATTAAACAATTACcatgtaaattgttttattttcgattGTTATTCCATAATGTAAACGATTCGAGTCAATAATCTATATGAAGCATTTTAGTATTtcttattgtataaaacatggtCTTAGGATAATTGTGTTCATACAAACTTACTTCTCTTGTCGGCTCACTCACTCGtgattaaaatgtgaaaatgtgaTAGGCACCGTAAACCGACGTCGACTTACCCACTCGGAATAGAGGGCAGGTGCGTAGCCTGACGACCACTCGCTCAGGGGACCAGGGGACGTTACCCGAAGTCCGCCCATGAACTCGCTTGTCAGTTTTCATGGAATTTGTAAAAACATAGTTAAGTATTCTATTTCAGAATCCCAGTGTTAGTGTCactgaataaataatgaaaaagatatCCACTCACCTCAATTAAAACTCTAACGTATTGTTTAT
The Mya arenaria isolate MELC-2E11 chromosome 12, ASM2691426v1 DNA segment above includes these coding regions:
- the LOC128210969 gene encoding uncoordinated protein 58-like isoform X1, coding for MQISIAWQIITRVFEERINIIRFCFYQLLDIYQSEDTRLLYKPEGSMDADDGHLSVSMAGSTDTLATDVTISSEKLTQPEGCLGKTKRVAQAVYKAARSLVGLIIILIAYTALGAAIFMAVESYHEQKYKSNITDIRKNLITQLVQSVNQVQDVNKFRADTSKLLVDYESAIREAIKNDVTTDSTVEVWTYWGSLFFVWTVYTTIGYGNIYPVTGIGRVLTIVYASVGIPLALLLLAELGKVFTRGLKFLWAFVRRYYYTGYFRKVRSTLQDKYQVTKSDFKKTRSSSAPALVEQAHVEAGEADSLKAKSLQSLDDEAAAAAAGQRSRSSSKVVYGYEVDDEFNLPISIAIGILFVYIMLGATMYTIWEDWTFIESFYFVFVSLSTIGFGDVLPAHQKFFIISSIYMFVGLSLVSMCINVAIEFFNSMSKRAKQKMGEAKRKIGDKVNQASKNAREKVSGMKNNIKDETSRLRQKTDARLTNLKTNITDETSKFKHKTDKAFTGIKTNISNETTRFKKRADEKFRKRGSTPDGGSPANISREKVATVDIPEDIPAADDTYNSTGDVQSTTSENPISPKRRTDGKRMAPTPPTSPKKSQTK
- the LOC128210969 gene encoding uncoordinated protein 58-like isoform X2 produces the protein MATVSTGDGDDLLDDSSRLETEGQEDTRLLYKPEGSMDADDGHLSVSMAGSTDTLATDVTISSEKLTQPEGCLGKTKRVAQAVYKAARSLVGLIIILIAYTALGAAIFMAVESYHEQKYKSNITDIRKNLITQLVQSVNQVQDVNKFRADTSKLLVDYESAIREAIKNDVTTDSTVEVWTYWGSLFFVWTVYTTIGYGNIYPVTGIGRVLTIVYASVGIPLALLLLAELGKVFTRGLKFLWAFVRRYYYTGYFRKVRSTLQDKYQVTKSDFKKTRSSSAPALVEQAHVEAGEADSLKAKSLQSLDDEAAAAAAGQRSRSSSKVVYGYEVDDEFNLPISIAIGILFVYIMLGATMYTIWEDWTFIESFYFVFVSLSTIGFGDVLPAHQKFFIISSIYMFVGLSLVSMCINVAIEFFNSMSKRAKQKMGEAKRKIGDKVNQASKNAREKVSGMKNNIKDETSRLRQKTDARLTNLKTNITDETSKFKHKTDKAFTGIKTNISNETTRFKKRADEKFRKRGSTPDGGSPANISREKVATVDIPEDIPAADDTYNSTGDVQSTTSENPISPKRRTDGKRMAPTPPTSPKKSQTK